The proteins below come from a single Rhizobium tropici CIAT 899 genomic window:
- a CDS encoding beta-mannosidase codes for MSSSINDSLTVDLAGSWSLTSPDSDHSLSISLPGDVHSALHAEGLIPDPYFARNEEVVQWVAKQDWELKRSFVLDDAGGDWYLDIDYLDTVASVYVNDALVLEGNNCFQRYRPDVSKVLKTGTNTIRIVLHSSISAGAALQAKQPFYIPYSTGNSPIPNGNMLRKPQCHFGWDWNIAIAPLGLYGTIALKKLEIARIENVVTQQIHNDDGSVDLKVTVALFAKGTGIAQLYFSLDDERVRLDVGVNAGETSITHFFHIDKPKLWWPAGNGEQALYALSVETNFETVTRQIGLRTVELITTEDEAGSRFALKVNGREIFARGANWIPADALFSRSNPAATGDLLQSAVDANMNAIRVWGGGFYEHDWFYDTCDRLGLMVWQDFMFACNLYPSTGDFLENVEEEVGYQVRRLATHPSIVLWCGDNELVGALTWFEESRKDRDRYLVSYDRLNRTIETAMKKALPDAIWWPSSPASGYLNFGDAWHADGSGDMHYWSVWHENKSFDNYRSVRPRFCSEFGFQSYTSLPVIKTYAEAKDMNIASPVMELHQKNAGGNERIAGTMFRYFRFPKDFPNFVYLSQVQQGLAIKTAVECWRSLKPHCMGTIYWQLNDTWPVASWSSLDYGGRWKVMHYLVRRFFQPVSVAAIPSDDNKTIRFSLVNDTNADVVVDISVSLLRLDGERVPLTTAHAVCTPDAAVTALSIDADQVPTDCLLAWRFTASNGMGGEGHYVHGTYKALELQPAGLTVLREEKEENGTVELTVTARGLALFVMIESEAEGRYSDNAFDLAAGESRRVVFTPTKPLASGVPEFRIYDLQSSQSVDS; via the coding sequence ATGTCTTCTTCCATCAATGATAGCCTCACCGTCGATCTGGCCGGATCGTGGAGCCTGACGTCTCCCGACAGTGATCACTCGCTATCCATATCTCTGCCCGGTGACGTTCATTCCGCGCTCCATGCTGAGGGGCTTATTCCCGATCCTTATTTTGCGCGGAACGAAGAGGTCGTGCAGTGGGTCGCCAAGCAGGACTGGGAGCTGAAGCGCAGCTTCGTACTCGATGATGCCGGCGGAGACTGGTATCTCGATATCGATTATCTCGACACAGTCGCCAGCGTCTACGTCAACGATGCGTTGGTGCTGGAGGGGAATAACTGTTTTCAGCGTTATCGCCCTGACGTCTCGAAGGTGCTGAAGACGGGTACGAACACCATTCGCATCGTCCTGCATTCGAGCATTTCGGCTGGTGCTGCCCTGCAGGCCAAGCAGCCTTTCTACATTCCCTACAGCACCGGCAATTCGCCGATCCCGAACGGTAACATGCTGCGCAAGCCGCAATGCCATTTCGGCTGGGACTGGAACATCGCGATCGCGCCGCTTGGCCTCTATGGCACGATCGCGCTGAAGAAGCTCGAAATAGCCCGCATCGAAAATGTCGTCACCCAGCAGATTCATAATGATGACGGCTCGGTCGATCTCAAGGTGACGGTGGCGCTATTTGCCAAGGGAACGGGGATCGCGCAGCTTTATTTCTCGCTCGATGACGAGCGGGTTCGCCTCGATGTCGGCGTCAACGCCGGCGAGACGTCGATCACCCATTTCTTCCATATCGACAAGCCTAAGCTTTGGTGGCCGGCAGGCAATGGCGAGCAGGCACTCTATGCTTTGTCGGTGGAAACCAATTTCGAAACCGTCACGCGGCAGATCGGCCTGCGTACGGTCGAGCTGATCACCACTGAGGACGAGGCTGGCAGCCGTTTCGCGTTGAAGGTCAACGGTCGCGAGATTTTTGCCCGCGGGGCCAATTGGATCCCAGCCGATGCCCTGTTCTCTCGCTCCAATCCGGCCGCGACCGGGGATCTGCTGCAATCGGCCGTCGATGCCAATATGAATGCGATCCGCGTCTGGGGTGGCGGATTCTATGAGCATGACTGGTTCTACGACACCTGCGATCGCCTGGGTCTGATGGTGTGGCAGGACTTCATGTTTGCCTGCAATCTCTATCCCTCGACTGGTGATTTCCTCGAGAATGTCGAGGAGGAGGTGGGCTATCAGGTGCGCCGGCTTGCGACGCATCCCTCCATCGTTCTCTGGTGCGGCGACAATGAGCTGGTGGGTGCGCTCACCTGGTTCGAGGAGTCCCGCAAAGATCGGGATCGCTATCTCGTCTCTTACGATCGCCTGAACCGGACGATCGAGACGGCGATGAAGAAGGCGCTGCCGGATGCGATCTGGTGGCCATCGAGCCCGGCTTCGGGCTATCTCAATTTCGGCGACGCCTGGCATGCCGATGGCTCCGGCGACATGCATTACTGGTCCGTCTGGCACGAGAACAAGTCCTTCGACAATTATCGCTCCGTCCGTCCCCGCTTCTGCTCGGAATTCGGCTTCCAGTCCTATACCTCGCTGCCCGTCATCAAGACCTATGCAGAGGCGAAGGATATGAATATCGCCTCTCCGGTCATGGAACTGCACCAGAAGAATGCCGGCGGCAACGAGCGCATTGCCGGCACGATGTTCCGCTATTTCCGCTTTCCCAAGGATTTCCCGAATTTCGTCTATCTGAGCCAGGTCCAGCAGGGCCTCGCCATCAAGACGGCGGTGGAATGTTGGCGGTCGCTGAAGCCGCATTGCATGGGCACAATTTACTGGCAACTCAACGACACCTGGCCTGTCGCTTCCTGGTCCAGCCTGGATTACGGCGGTCGTTGGAAGGTGATGCACTATCTGGTGCGACGCTTCTTCCAGCCTGTATCCGTTGCGGCAATTCCTTCGGACGACAATAAGACGATCCGCTTCTCTCTGGTCAACGACACCAACGCTGATGTGGTGGTCGATATTTCCGTATCGCTGCTCAGGCTTGATGGCGAGCGCGTGCCGCTGACGACGGCGCATGCCGTTTGCACGCCGGATGCGGCCGTCACGGCATTGTCGATCGATGCGGATCAGGTTCCCACCGATTGCCTGCTGGCGTGGCGCTTCACCGCATCGAACGGCATGGGCGGCGAGGGGCATTATGTTCACGGCACCTACAAGGCGCTTGAGCTTCAGCCTGCCGGCCTGACGGTGCTGCGGGAGGAGAAAGAGGAAAACGGGACCGTGGAACTCACCGTCACCGCAAGGGGACTTGCGCTGTTCGTGATGATCGAGAGCGAGGCGGAAGGGCGTTACTCCGACAACGCCTTCGATCTTGCCGCCGGCGAAAGCCGCCGCGTCGTGTTCACGCCCACCAAGCCGCTCGCAAGCGGCGTGCCCGAATTCCGTATCTACGATCTGCAATCCAGCCAGTCGGTGGACAGCTAA
- a CDS encoding ABC transporter ATP-binding protein — translation MNSSVSIKDLSLDFGAVTVLKNLNLEINDGEFLVLLGSSGCGKSTLLNCIAGLLDITEGQIFIKNKNVTWEEPKDRGIGMVFQSYALYPQMTVEKNLSFGLRVAKVPQDEISKRIARAAEILQIQPLLKRKPAELSGGQRQRVAIGRALVRDVDVFLFDEPLSNLDAKLRSELRVEIKRLHQSLKNTMIYVTHDQIEALTLADRIAIMKNGVIMQLDDPTTIYNEPRNLFVAGFIGSPSMNFLKGELVNREGKVVFATNDVLFSLDGYKAGEALQAGRKVVLGVRPEHIKVNEAAALGAEIHNATVDIEEPMGADNLLWLKHAGHTMSVRVNGARRFGPGSAVKLGFDMSLASLFDAQTELRI, via the coding sequence ATGAACAGTAGCGTTTCCATCAAAGACCTCTCGCTCGATTTCGGCGCGGTCACCGTTCTGAAGAACCTCAACCTCGAGATCAATGACGGTGAATTCCTTGTGCTTCTCGGTTCGTCGGGCTGTGGCAAATCGACTTTGTTGAATTGCATTGCCGGCCTGCTCGATATCACCGAGGGGCAGATCTTCATCAAGAACAAGAACGTCACCTGGGAAGAGCCCAAGGATCGCGGCATCGGCATGGTGTTCCAGTCCTATGCCCTCTATCCGCAGATGACGGTCGAGAAGAACCTGTCCTTCGGTCTGCGCGTTGCCAAGGTGCCGCAGGACGAGATCAGCAAGCGCATCGCGCGGGCTGCCGAGATCCTGCAGATTCAGCCGCTGTTGAAGCGCAAGCCGGCCGAGCTTTCGGGCGGCCAACGCCAGCGCGTCGCGATCGGCCGCGCCCTGGTGCGCGACGTCGATGTGTTCTTGTTCGACGAGCCGCTTTCGAACCTCGATGCCAAGCTGCGTTCGGAACTGCGCGTCGAAATCAAGCGGCTGCATCAGTCGCTGAAGAATACCATGATTTACGTGACCCATGATCAGATCGAGGCGCTGACGCTCGCCGATCGCATCGCGATCATGAAGAACGGCGTCATCATGCAGCTCGACGATCCCACGACGATCTACAACGAGCCGCGCAATCTCTTCGTCGCGGGCTTCATCGGCTCGCCGTCGATGAATTTCCTCAAGGGCGAACTGGTAAACCGCGAAGGCAAGGTCGTGTTCGCGACCAACGACGTGCTGTTTTCTCTCGACGGCTACAAGGCCGGCGAGGCTCTGCAGGCGGGCCGCAAGGTGGTGCTGGGCGTCCGTCCCGAGCATATCAAGGTCAATGAAGCGGCCGCGTTAGGTGCCGAAATTCACAATGCCACGGTCGATATCGAAGAGCCGATGGGCGCCGATAATCTGCTCTGGTTGAAGCATGCCGGGCATACCATGTCGGTTCGCGTCAACGGCGCGAGGCGCTTTGGTCCCGGTTCGGCCGTAAAGCTTGGCTTCGACATGTCTCTCGCATCGCTCTTCGATGCGCAGACAGAACTCAGAATATGA
- a CDS encoding carbohydrate ABC transporter permease, translated as MSNPVTLKNVNGGAALTEKTLSGPSGRKPRRVISGRNIMLYGTLFVAAAYYLLPLYVMIVTSLKGMPEIRLGNIFSPPLEITFEPWVKAWATACTGLNCDGLSRGFWNSVRITVPSTILSIAIASVNGYALANWRFKGADLFFSILVIGAFIPYQVMIYPIVIVLREIGIYGTLTGLILVHSIFGMPILTLLFRNYFASLPVELFKAARIDGAGFWQIFLRIMLPMSLPIFVVAMILQVTGIWNDFLFGVVFTRPEYYPMTVQLNNIVNSVQGVKEYNVNMAATILTGLVPLIVYFVSGRLFVRGIAAGAVKG; from the coding sequence ATGTCTAATCCTGTTACTCTCAAGAATGTAAACGGCGGTGCTGCCTTGACGGAGAAGACGCTCTCCGGCCCGAGTGGTCGCAAGCCGCGCCGGGTGATTTCCGGCCGCAATATCATGCTCTACGGTACGCTTTTCGTCGCCGCGGCCTATTACCTGTTGCCGCTGTATGTGATGATCGTCACGTCGCTGAAGGGAATGCCTGAAATCCGGCTCGGCAACATCTTCTCGCCGCCGCTCGAGATCACTTTCGAACCATGGGTGAAAGCCTGGGCAACCGCTTGTACGGGCCTCAATTGTGACGGCCTTTCCCGCGGTTTCTGGAATTCCGTGCGCATCACCGTGCCGTCGACGATCCTGTCGATCGCGATTGCCTCGGTCAACGGCTATGCGCTTGCCAATTGGCGCTTCAAGGGAGCCGATCTGTTCTTTTCGATCCTGGTGATCGGGGCATTCATTCCGTATCAGGTGATGATTTATCCGATCGTCATCGTGCTACGCGAAATCGGCATCTACGGTACGCTGACCGGACTTATCCTGGTGCACAGCATCTTCGGCATGCCGATCCTGACGCTGTTGTTCCGGAATTATTTCGCATCGCTGCCGGTGGAGCTTTTCAAGGCCGCGCGTATCGATGGCGCCGGCTTCTGGCAGATTTTCCTGCGCATCATGCTGCCCATGTCGCTGCCGATCTTCGTCGTCGCCATGATCCTGCAGGTCACAGGCATCTGGAACGACTTCCTGTTCGGCGTCGTCTTCACCCGGCCGGAATATTATCCGATGACCGTCCAGCTCAACAATATCGTCAATTCCGTCCAGGGCGTGAAGGAATACAACGTCAACATGGCGGCAACGATCCTCACCGGTCTTGTTCCACTTATCGTCTATTTCGTGTCCGGGCGGCTCTTCGTCCGCGGCATCGCCGCCGGCGCAGTGAAGGGGTGA
- a CDS encoding carbohydrate ABC transporter permease, translating into MTGHAKAGRPNQFLRNLNSKIASIPMILTAIVIFLGGTIWTVVYSFTNSKLLPRLSFVGLDQYHRLWAAPRWVVSIENLAVYGILSMIFSLVIGFVLAALMDQKIRFENTFRTIFLYPFALSFIVTGLVWQWLLNPEFGIQSVVRSLGWTSFTFDPLYTPSIVIYGVLIAALWQGTGLVMCLMLAGLRGIDEDIWKAARVDGIPMWRTYLFIVIPMMRPVFITTLVIIASGIVKVYDLVVAQTSGGPGIASEVPAKYVYDYMFQAQNLGQGFAASTMMLVTVAIIVIPWAYLEFGGGRKHV; encoded by the coding sequence ATGACGGGTCATGCGAAAGCCGGCCGGCCAAATCAATTTCTGCGCAATCTGAATTCGAAGATTGCATCCATTCCAATGATCCTGACGGCCATCGTCATCTTCCTCGGCGGCACGATCTGGACAGTGGTTTATTCCTTCACCAATTCAAAGCTGCTGCCACGTCTCAGCTTTGTCGGGCTGGACCAATACCACCGTCTATGGGCGGCGCCGCGCTGGGTCGTGTCCATTGAGAACCTTGCCGTTTACGGCATTCTTTCCATGATCTTCAGTCTCGTCATCGGCTTCGTGCTGGCTGCGCTGATGGACCAGAAGATCCGGTTCGAAAACACCTTCCGCACGATTTTTCTTTATCCTTTCGCTCTCTCCTTCATCGTCACCGGCCTCGTCTGGCAGTGGCTGCTTAACCCCGAATTCGGCATCCAGTCCGTTGTGCGTTCGCTCGGATGGACAAGTTTCACCTTCGATCCGCTCTATACGCCGAGCATCGTTATTTACGGCGTGCTGATTGCAGCGCTTTGGCAGGGTACGGGGCTCGTGATGTGCCTGATGCTCGCGGGCCTGCGCGGCATTGACGAAGATATCTGGAAAGCGGCGCGCGTGGACGGGATTCCGATGTGGCGGACCTATCTTTTCATCGTCATTCCGATGATGCGCCCCGTCTTCATCACTACACTGGTCATCATCGCCAGCGGTATCGTCAAGGTGTACGACCTCGTCGTCGCGCAAACGAGCGGCGGACCTGGCATCGCTTCGGAAGTTCCGGCGAAATACGTCTACGACTACATGTTCCAGGCGCAGAATCTTGGACAGGGGTTTGCTGCTTCCACCATGATGCTGGTGACCGTCGCAATCATCGTCATTCCCTGGGCCTATCTGGAATTCGGCGGAGGGCGCAAACATGTCTAA